The Microbacterium sp. W4I20 genome segment GCCACCGTGAAGATCTCCTTGCTCCGCCGCTTCATCGTCGTCGCGGAGGAACTGCACTTCCCCCGCGCGGCCGCAAGCCTCGGCATTCCCCTGGCGTCGCTGTACACCTCGGTCGAGAAACTCGAGGCCGAGGTCGGGCATCCGCTGTTCCAGCCCGGCGAGCCGACAAGGCTGACGAAGGTCGGCGAGCTGCTGCTCGAGGAAGCACGGGTCGAAGTCGCTGCGGCTCCGGCGCCCGTGAAGAACCCGCCCGCGCCCCGCGGCGGCAAAGCCAAGGCATCGAAGGGCAAGGGTCGGACCCCTGCGGTCAAGGGCCAGCCGAAGCCCTATAAGAAGCGTCAGGGCCGCTAGCAGCCCGCGACACGGTCAGTCCCAGTCGAGGTATTCCTCGATGTTCACCGCGGTCTCGATCGGGTGGGTCATCGGGAACAGGTGGTCGCCGCCGTCGATGGTCTTCACGCTCGCCCGCTCGGGGACCGTGGCTTGCAGCCGTTCGCCGTTCGCCGGCGCGTACACGGCGTCCTGCGAACCCTGGATGATGAGCACCGGGATGACCGGCGCGACCGCGATGTCACTCTCCTCGACGCCCAGGAGCAGCAGGCCGTTGACGCGGTCGTGGTGGGCCGCGGCCAGTGCGCGCGCGACGGTACCGCCGACGCCGTGCCCGCCGACCCAGGTGTCCTGCAGGCCGACGTGGTCGATCACCGCGAGCACGTCTTCGACCCGGGTCTCGAGCGCCACGTCCGCGTCGTCGGCGCGGTAGCCGATGCGCAGCACGTGGAATCCGGCTTCCTCCGCGAGGTAGTGCCCGACGACGCCCAGCACGTCGGCGGCGAGACCGCGTTCCTGGACCAGCACGAGCTTCACCGGGCCATCGCCCTCGTCGACGTAGGGTACGGCGCGGCCTTCGGGTTCGAAGATCTGGGTGTCGGTCATCGGCGTCAATCTCCTCGTGCCGTCGGTGTCGGTTCGCAGGCGGAACGAACTCGGCGGCCCCCTGCGGCCGGACCGCGGCTCGCGCCGCCTCTTTCCAGCGTATCTAGTCGGGGCCGGACTCGGGACCATCGCCCGCGATCGCCGAGAACGCATCCGCCCCTGGCAGCGGCCACGACCACCCGAGGTCGGCCACTCCCGCGATGGTCTCCTGCTCGCGGAGGACGCGTCGCGCGTGAGATACATCGCGCTTCGTGCTCGGGGTGATCGGTGAGATCCAGACCCAGCTCTTCGGAATGATGTGCAACGCCAGCGTCTCGAACGCGCCGGTCTGGTCGATGGAGCGCACGACCACGACAGCGAATCCGCCGATACCCCACCAGTACCTCGGGGTGCTCGAGAGGGAGGACGTCTCCACGAGCCGCCGCCCGAACCCCGCGTCGAGGTCGAGCCGCATCTCGGCATGGAACCAATCGCCGCCGTAGAAGTGGATGCAGTCGCGCTCGAGGACCTGCGCCCTCTCTCTCAGCAGATCGGATGCCGCAGCATCGAGCGCACCGCTGACCGGAGCGACGGCGAGCGGGACGATCGCGTGCGCGCCTCGATCGATCGCGTTCCCTGCGAGCTCCTCCCACGCGAAGGGGCGACCTCCGAGACCCTGGAGTCGACGGAGGATCGCGAGGGCGTCGCCGAGCTCGATCACGGAGTCGTTCGTCACCCGTCGAGTGTAGGGCCGCCGCGGATGGTCAGCGCCGGGTCACGCCTCCACGACCTGACCGGCATCCACTCGCCAGCTGCGGTCTGTGGTGACCGTCGCCAGCATCCGCCGGTCGTGGGTGACCAGCAGCAGGGTGCCCTCATAGGACTCGAGCGCCTGCTCGAGCTGCTCGATCGCCGGGAGATCGAGGTGGTTCGTCGGTTCGTCGAGCACGAGCAGGTTGACGCCGCGCGCCTGCAGCAGCGCCAGCCCTGCACGGGTGCGCTCGCCCGGTGAGAGCTCATCCACGGCGCGGGTCACGTGATCGGCCTTGAGGCCGAACTTGGCCAGGAGCGTGCGCACCTCACCGGAGGCCATCTCCGGGACGAGCGTTTCGAACGCCGCCGCGAGCGGCTGCGACCCGGTGAGAAGCGCGCGAGCCTGGTCGATCTCACCGATCTGCACGCTCGCGCCGAGGCTGGCCGTTCCCTCGTCGGGACGCTGACGACCGAGCAGTCCGCGCAGCAGCGTCGACTTCCCGGCGCCGTTGGGCCCGGTGATGCCGATCCGCTCCCCCGCGTTCACCTGGAGCGACACGGGCCCGAGCACGAAGGAACCCTGCCGGAACACGGCGGAATTCAGCGTCGAGACCACCGAGCTGGACCGCGGAGCCGAGCCGATCGTGAACTCGAGCTGCCACTCCTTCCGCGGCTCCTCGACCTCGTCGAGACGGGCGATCCTGCTCTCCATCTGGCGCACCTTCTGCGCCTGCTTCTCGCTCGACTCCGCTGAGGCCTTGCGTTTGATCTTGTCGTTGTCCGGCGCCTTCTTCATGGCGTTGCGCACACCCTGGCTCGACCACTCCCGCTGCGTGCGGGCGCGAGCGACGAGGTCGGCCTTCTTGTCGGCGAACTCGTCGTACTTCTCGCGCTGGTGCCGGCGCACCGTCTCGCGCTCTTCCAGGTACGCGTCGTAGCCGCCGCCGAAGACGCGGTTGCTCCCCTGCGCGAGGTCGAGCTCCAGCACTCGGGTCACGCAGCGCGCGAGGAACTCGCGGTCGTGACTGACCACCACGACACCGCCGCGAAGTCCGCGCACGAAGGCCTCGAGTCGTTCGATGCCGTCGAGGTCGAGGTCGTTGGTCGGCTCATCCAGCAGCGCGATGTCGAAGCGTGAGAGCAGCAATGCGGCGAGTCCCACGCGCGCCGCCTGGCCTCCCGACAGCGAGGTCATCATCGCCTCGGCGGGATCGCCGTCCAGTGCGAGCCCGAGGTCGGCGAGTACGACAGGAAGCCGCTCGTCGAGATCGGCGGCACCGCTGGCCAGCCAACGATCCAGCGCGGTGGAGTAGGTGTCGGCGGGGTCGGTGCCGGGCGCGGCGAGCGAGGGGTCTCCGAGCGCGAGTGCCGCGGCATTCATATCGCTGCTCGCTGCCGCGCACCCCGTGCGACGCGCGATGTAGTCGGCCACGCTCTCGCCAGGAACCCGTTCGTGCTCCTGCGGGAGCCAGCCGACGAAGGCATCGGCCGGGGAGAGCCTGATCGTGCCGGCCTGCGGCTCGTCGACACCCGCGAGGAGTCTCAGCAGCGTCGACTTGCCCGCACCGTTGGCGCCGACGAGGCCGACGACATCACCCGCCGCGACGGTCAGGTCGAGCGAGTCGAACAGGGTGCGATGGCCGTAGCCACCGGCCAGCCCTTGGGCCACGAGCGTTGCGGTCATCCTTCAATCCTGTCACCCGCGCTTCGTGCACGAGGACCGGTCCCCCGTCAGTCGGAGTGATCGGTGGCGCGTGAGTCGAGTGCGACGCCGATCGCCACGCCGATCGACAGGCCGACGCCGATCCCGAGTGCGAGGTTGTCGAACAGCGTGAGCCCGAGCCCGGCGCCGAGTGCAAGGCCGAGACCGATGCCGGTGGCCAATCCCGTGTGAGCGTTCTTCGCGGAGTCCTTCTCTTCGTCCGTCATGCATCCAGCGTAGGAAGGCTCGAAGGCGGACACATCCCCCGCGCGGCGGATACGTCTCGGCTCGCCTCAGTTGTTGAAGCGGAACTTCACCACGAGCGTTGCGGTCGTCCGTCAACCCGGTCACCCGCGGTGGGGCTCTCGATCCGCGACGGTGCGGGAACTATTAGCCCCCGATCGGCTGACCGTTGACGGCCGCGACGAACAGAGAGATCCACACGATGAAGAAGATCACGTGGAGCAATGTTCCCAAGGCTCCGATGATGAGCGACCAGCGAGCGAGGCCTGCACCTGATTCGCCGTTGCCCGGCGCGCGCAACTGGCGCAGAGCGAGCACGCCGAGGACGAAACCGGCGATGGGAATCACGAAAGCTGCGATGAAGCCCACCAGGGCGAGTGTGTTGGTGCGAGGCGCGACTGTTGCGGTTGTCATGAGTGTCCTTCCAATTCACGTGGGGTAGCCGCCCAATTCACGTGGGGTAGCCGCAACAGGGGCACGGAAAGCGATCCATCGTGATGCCGACTATAGAGCTAACGGTCACTGATCTCGAGATGCAGGTGCCGACAGGACTCGCGCTACGTCGACCCGCCAGAGCTATCTCCGATACGGAGATCCGCGGTGTCCTCGTAGGTCGCGGACATCCGTGAGCTCAGTCGACACATCGGCGAAGGCAGCCACCTCATGGCGGACATCCCACGCCAGGGTCTTGCCCTCACGAACCCACGCGACCATGTCATCGGGGTCACCCCACGCCCCGGCCACCATGCGGCGCTCCTCCCAGACGTCGTGCCAGACGCGCAGTCGGGCAGCGAGTCCGGGTGACAGGCCGTAATCGTCAGGCGTCATCGTGTAATCGCTCTCGCGCGTGGGAGTCGAGCTCTCCCAGAGCGGCCAGTCATGGCCCGGAGCGACGAAGAATCGAATGACACGTCGATCAGACATGATCGCGTCGCGCCGCCGCTCGTCGATTGCCCCCGAGCACCATACGCCTCTAGCCCGCCTCAGTTGTTGAAGCGTAACTCACTGATTTATGCATCACCCAACTGCGAAAAGCCCGAAATTATGCGGCTCGCAGCCCTTGTCATACATCTTGACACATACGGCGTGACACAACCATGCGAGGGAAGCGACTCATGGCGAAGGGGATTCCAGTGCGCGGCACAGAGGCCACGATCTACGAGCCAACCGAGAAATACAAGTCTTGGCGAATCACCTACATCGACCGAGCCACCAACAAGCGCAAGACAACCAGCGGCGGAAAGACCAGAGAAGAGGCCGAGGACAAGGCCCGGCATCTCAGCGGTGAGTATGTAGAAGGCTGGAGAAACGGCGACACACCACCGACGCTTCAAGAGACTGTCGACCTCTGGCTGACAGCGAATCGTTCGGAGTGGTCAAGCCGAACCTACGATCACTACTCCTACCTCGCCGCCAAGTTCACAGAGCGCTACGGCAGCCGTCCCATCACTCAGGTGTCTCCTGTAGACATCGCCAAGGTTGATTTCAGGGGGCACAGCAGAGGACAGCAGGAGAAGGCGCGCACACTTCTTCGAGGAATCCTGCGCCACAGCGGCGGATGGCTAGAACGAGATCCGATACGAATAGAGAAGAAGGTCGAAAGCCTGGTTCGAGCGATCGCGCTCTCGGGCAATGCCTCCGGCAAGAGGAACCAGAAGGTAGAACGAGGCGACATCCCTAGCAGCAAGTTTGTTGCAGCTCTGATCATCACTGCGAACCATACGCTTCAGCAAGGGCCGCTCAACGATCCCGAATACACAGACATAGATAAGAGGAGCGGCCTGCCGCACTATCGCTCCGGGAGCGTGAGATCAGAATCAGGCACCGGCCTGGTCCATCCTCTGGAGGATCGCTTCATTCGTGGCCTTCCTGCGGAGTGGACGGAGAGCCACAGGCGGGGAATCCCGAAGCACTACAAGAATCCTGAGGGCAGGCGCCGAGCCGAAACCATGGAGCTGGCAAGCAGGTATCGGCAGATCGGACTAGCCGTAGCGCTGGGAGCAGGAGGCGGGCTAAGGATCGGAGAGGTTCTAGCCCTGCGAGTGCGGCACTTTCTTGAGCCAGCTGATGTGTCTTTGATCCACTCACTGAACTGGGAGCTGGGGGCGACTAACTCTGACGGCTCCCTCAACTACTCCGGCAGGCTGGATGTCTCTGAACAGGCGAGCCAAGGGAGCCGAGGCAAGATCTGGATCACTGGAACCAAGGGCGTGGAGAAGAGTCGCATCGTTCACCTGCCAGCGTTCCTTCCCAACTGGAACAGCACCGGCTACGGCTCACAGCGCCCCCTCATCGAGCGCTCTGAGCCAAGGTTCGAG includes the following:
- a CDS encoding ABC-F family ATP-binding cassette domain-containing protein, with protein sequence MTATLVAQGLAGGYGHRTLFDSLDLTVAAGDVVGLVGANGAGKSTLLRLLAGVDEPQAGTIRLSPADAFVGWLPQEHERVPGESVADYIARRTGCAAASSDMNAAALALGDPSLAAPGTDPADTYSTALDRWLASGAADLDERLPVVLADLGLALDGDPAEAMMTSLSGGQAARVGLAALLLSRFDIALLDEPTNDLDLDGIERLEAFVRGLRGGVVVVSHDREFLARCVTRVLELDLAQGSNRVFGGGYDAYLEERETVRRHQREKYDEFADKKADLVARARTQREWSSQGVRNAMKKAPDNDKIKRKASAESSEKQAQKVRQMESRIARLDEVEEPRKEWQLEFTIGSAPRSSSVVSTLNSAVFRQGSFVLGPVSLQVNAGERIGITGPNGAGKSTLLRGLLGRQRPDEGTASLGASVQIGEIDQARALLTGSQPLAAAFETLVPEMASGEVRTLLAKFGLKADHVTRAVDELSPGERTRAGLALLQARGVNLLVLDEPTNHLDLPAIEQLEQALESYEGTLLLVTHDRRMLATVTTDRSWRVDAGQVVEA
- a CDS encoding DUF4190 domain-containing protein, with the translated sequence MTTATVAPRTNTLALVGFIAAFVIPIAGFVLGVLALRQLRAPGNGESGAGLARWSLIIGALGTLLHVIFFIVWISLFVAAVNGQPIGG
- a CDS encoding LysR family transcriptional regulator: MKISLLRRFIVVAEELHFPRAAASLGIPLASLYTSVEKLEAEVGHPLFQPGEPTRLTKVGELLLEEARVEVAAAPAPVKNPPAPRGGKAKASKGKGRTPAVKGQPKPYKKRQGR
- a CDS encoding alpha/beta fold hydrolase, which encodes MTDTQIFEPEGRAVPYVDEGDGPVKLVLVQERGLAADVLGVVGHYLAEEAGFHVLRIGYRADDADVALETRVEDVLAVIDHVGLQDTWVGGHGVGGTVARALAAAHHDRVNGLLLLGVEESDIAVAPVIPVLIIQGSQDAVYAPANGERLQATVPERASVKTIDGGDHLFPMTHPIETAVNIEEYLDWD